Part of the Tribolium castaneum strain GA2 chromosome 4, icTriCast1.1, whole genome shotgun sequence genome is shown below.
GACGGTGAACACATACGTGGCACCGAGTGCGACCAGAAAATCTTGAGCAAAAAGGAATCCAGCGGGTTCGTGTTCAGTCCTAACTACCCGTTTCCCTACATGCCCAAACTGGTCTGTCGTTACTTCATCTACGGCATGCAGGATTCCCAACATCTGGAACGAGTCAGACTCGAGTTCgtgatgtttgaaataccGAAAGGACCGAAAGGAGAGTAAGTGCACAGTTTTACACAACATCGATCCAAACgaaacaatatatttttttttcaaaatatcaatAGTTTAGCAAACACAGATACTGCTCTAGTAATGATCATTTAATAAGGtttggataatttttttttctgctcCTCGTTGTGAAATTTTCCATATCGTTGTTTGGCGTATCTGCAGTCTGAGAATCCGTCGGTTAATAGTCGGTTTATCGTTTGTTAAGCCGGAGCCCCAGGTGTTCGCGTAGCGAGTTCGCTTTCCGAGTAATGTACGCTGATAATGGTGTGGCACTTCAACCATGCCAACATTGATTTCTTACTGGCGAGACAACCGAGTTACGAGCTGCTCTCCTCCGATATTGCCATACGCTTTCAAGAGGAATGCGCTCGGATATCtggtttaatatttaatatcgCACACACTATGCTTCATATCTCATCATACTTTCCCATATCGTAAACTTTTACATTCAAAAATCCGACTTTGAGCAACACATTAAAACGATACATTAGTGTGTTGTTGTcataatttgaatttgatCGTGTTTGGCGAATAATCGCTGCAAAACTGACAAACGTAAAAAAGCACACACAGGTGATTAAGGAAAAATATTGGGGCAGAAGCTTTCTTAATGGCTACGTTTGATTAATGGACGCTTCTAAATAACATCCACTTTAGTTACCACTTGCTGCAGATATTACGTGGTTTTCAACACTCAATTTGGGATTTGGGAGATACATGAGCGATTTATTGGCTTTTTTATACCGCCGCAAGGCGCGACTTGCGTCCAATTCTATATACTTTTcccaacttaaaattttaatggtcAAGGCACTCACCTTCAAAAAAAACTCACTCTAGCAAAGATTTATGGACTTTTTATGCATTTACAACTAACTCACTTCAGTTGATAAAAGTCCAAAACAGTccatatgtttgatttttatcaatttttgtcgagatttttgtcaatttccgGTATCCGGatcatttatcgagcaataactccggaactattagacaTAAccttatgaagtgtattatcgttggaaagctcttttaattatctatttttctcaaaaaagatcattgttttccgacttatagttttcgagaaaattgcagataaatgcaaaaattggtaaaatttttaaaaattcataactaaaaaactattgggaatttggcaattttctccgtgccaatcgattccccggatcattttgcatagatatggatcaaaataatttcactttttagaatagtattgtcgtaatttattttattataattcgaaaaatggtggatgcgccaagttatttttcaaaaaattcataagtcaaaaactaaaagttgtagagcaaaacggttttttccagtggattcagcggctcattttcagtattataccaacttttcacgagatttaaaatttttaattttttagcctaaaatttcctgaaatacacttaccttcaaaaaggtgaaaaaattattttttttaaaactcgttctatcatagttttttgaacttttataTGCCCTTACAtccctctagagttgttaaaaacccaaaaaaagtccatatgttcgatatttttttacgtttgtatttttcaatttttaacgcgattttggtcaatttcCAGTAGCCGGatcatttatcgagcaataactccggaactattagagataaccctatggaGTGTACtattgttggaaagctcttttaattatctatctttctcaaaaaaaatcattattctTTGacttacagttttcgagaaaattgcagatagatggaaaaatttattaaaattaaaaaaaattaataaccaaaaaactattgggaatttggcaattttctcgatgccaatcgattccccggatcattttgcatgagcaaggattaaaatagttccactttttcgaatagtattgccgtaatttattttattttaatttgaaaaatggtggatgcgccaagttatttttcaaaaaatttataactcaaaaactaaaagtcgtagagcaatgttgtttgttccagtgaactcagcggctcattttctgtattataccaacttttcacgagatttaaaattttcaatttttttgctaaaatttcctgagtacacttcccttcaaagaggtgaaatttttttttttttaaactcactccattaaatttttatggacttctacatgtcttaacaatccacaaaagttgttaaaagtccacaaaaagtccatatgttcgattttttgatgtttgattttttcaattttcgtcgcagtttttgtcggttttgggtacccggaacatttctcgagcagtagctccggaactatttgagataaccccatgaagtgtattatcgttggaaagctctttaaattatctattttttttaaaaaaagattattgttctccgattaatagttttcgagcaaactgctgctaaatgcaaaaattggtaaaattttaaaaaattcataactaaaaaaactattgcgaatttggcaattttcttgatgccaatcgattccccgagtcattttgcataggtatggatcaaaatagttcaactttttcgagaaaattttcaaaataagtgaattgataaaaaaataatgaaaagataaaagtgGTAGTGTCACAAATATTTTACTGTTGCAGCTGCTCAGAcggttatttaaaaatctacCTAAAAGGACAAGAAACGACAGACTCGTACGACAAATTCGATTACGAAATGTGCGGCGATGTGAGCAAACCTGCCGTTGTGGTATCCGATGGTCCTCGACTTGTCATGGTCTTCAGTAGTGGGGAACTCATGGGTCGGGGTTTTAAAGCAAACTACACATTTGAGACTGGTATTTTCACAatttactcaattttttacaattcctTGATACAATTATTAACAGAATATCGAATTCCTGGAACGGCTGCCCCCGACGGCAGTTGCACGTTCACCTACCGCAGCGTTAGCAAGAAAAAAGGCGAATTCAACTCGCCCAGATACCCCTCCAATTACCCCAGTGACACCAACTGCACCTACTCGTTTTTGGGCACCAATAACGAGCAGGTGACTctagtttttgataatttcaaagttCGTGCCGACTCTGCGAATTCTACGACTGGCTCCTATGGGTAAAAGCACCCAAAACTGTTGCCACATGAATGcaaatccaattttttagaGCATACGTATGCCAAGAAGACTGGTTAGAAGTGTACAACATTTACCGAGACGGCACGGAAAAAATCGTCGGACGGTATTGTGGGATGACGGCTCCGGGACCCATCGAGTCGAATCGTGGTGCCATGGGGTTGAAGATTATTCTGCATGCGGATTCCGAAGGCGTTTATAGCGGGTTTAAGGCGCGGTATAGTTTTGAAACGGCCAAGTCTATTTTTGGGGATTGTGGGGGAAATGTGAGTAATTTGGATTCGGGGGTCATCACCAGTCCCAAGTTTCCGGGGGATTACGAGGGCCCTACGAAGGGCCTATCGTCCAAAAGCTGCAACTGGTATGTCAGCGTCAGGCCCGGATACAAGATTATGCTCAATTTTGAGAGGTTTGCCGTCGAAGGAGACCCCGTAGGTAAGCCAACAATTCAGCAATTTCAGATTATCTTCTCataattatgttttatttttaaaaatgacaaaaatcaaaatatacaAGATGTCTTAAGCATTGAAAATAAActgatcaattttttttatttttttctaaacacaTCGAATGTTTCTTTtcgcattttattattttattcggtGACggaacacacaaaaaaataacaacagtcaaattttttgacgaaatattgttttattttttattatcaaactAGTTTTACTACAACAAGACTATTTATAATTTGCATGGTTTTTTATACAATtcaataaagtgtttttttgtaattttttgtctaattttcaattaattatcaCAGAGTATAAATGATGAAATTTACCCACTTCAAGCTTGGCTAATAAATGTATGGACGTTACCAAATGTAACACCTCATAATGTCCCATATTATTCATTTCCTCAATTTGTGGATTCACTATCTCAtcttattaaagttattattattttgcagtttcataattttttaattatcacaatttcagtcacttagaattttaaacatttttagttttcttgtattccagtttttaatttttttaacatttcatTCTCttattgtattgttttttaaccaGAATCTatggttttaatttattagtgtttctttttttaattactatagtttttcagttataaaatttttgtatcagctttaatttttggaatcaacaaataaattacataaaattttcaaaattgcaatctgccaattgttaattttgattttaaaaatttacctattttgtttattacaactattgttattattaatttttccaaacgaacagtgtagattttattgaacaaaaaattgcagtttGATTACCTTATTAATGTCGGCTAAATCATTCAGAATTTCactgttttctaagaaaatttcaagttttatattacttttaattttagaaattagtTCGTGTTCAAACTCAAACGTTTCGCAAGTTTTTCGGCAAAAACTCAGTTGtttcgcaatttttttaacattttagttATAACTTTCAATCTCATGGTTTTTTTAGTGTTTCAATCTCACAGTTTTCTAGTTTATTCTCAGTATTTcaactttttagtttctttatttcccaaatttttaatttttttgttgcgccactattttctaatttcagttttccaacAATTTTTGGAGTAATTTTTAGTCTAATaattccacaaaaaaatacagatgaTCTGTGGTTATTAAACATTGCACTACCTCGcaggacactctgtataccaCCAGCGACTCATTCTTAATGCAAgtttcaaataactatttcaaaaaattaaaaaaaaagacaagtgCAAGTAGAACATTGAGGCCGACTGCACTGCCAACTATGCAAGACCAAACCTATTGTCCTATTATCCTTTTAAATATAGCCGTGGTATTTTCacgaagaaaaaataattggcataaaattgaaaaaacacatTCAGGTCAAATGTAGTTGTTTTATCTGActgtaaaatgtttaaaatatggAACTTGGCTAGACTTTTGGCCCATTgtgccaaaattaaaaatattcaatacAGTCCTTAAAACTTACTTACGAAAACTAATTAAATGCAactttgatattaattttgatgGAAAAACTTCTGGATATTTTCTCAactgtcttaattttttttgccgtGGATTCGTAAAATCAGACAGTCGTTCAAAACGGGAAAGCAATTAGGTAATGTAGGGAAGCTTTTTAAAGTTCCACTGCTCGTATAAACTATTCATATTGGTCGATGCAAAGGACGCGGAGTTGTTTGAGTTTGCGGTTAATAGTAAATGGGGAAGTTTGTTAAATTACGAGAGCTACGTTTGACGTTATTAGTTGCCGTCTTTACTAGTTCAAACAGTAATCTCAAGTGTTCAACTCCATAAAAGACCACTTAAAAGACAAGTTGGAGAAGTGTTGCGGGGTTCAGCCAAATAGACTTTGTACTTGTCTTCCGTGTCTCTGACGatgcacaaaaaattcttcCAGGCCGAGGATGTCCAGCTGCCGTTCTAAGGCTCTGGACGGACTTATCAACTGCGCCCATTGAACTGTGCGGCGAGAAATCACCGGGAGACAAATGGCAATACCTTTCCACCTCAAATGCGGTTCGATTTAGGTACTTGGCACTTTTGCCATTTCTCTTCCTCAACTCGtgttttgtagttttgtaaCGGCGGACAAGGCTGTGGGAGCACAGGGTTTTAAGGTGGTGTGGACGGAGGTGCAGGAGGGGCCGAGCTGTGAAGAGTTTCAGTGCAAGAAAAACGATTTCTGCATTCCGGACAAACTGAGGTGCAACATGGTCAACAACTGCGGAGCTGACGATAATTCTGATGAAGCCGACTGTGAGTGACGCAATGGTTACTATAATAATATGGTATCTTATTCCAAATTTGCATTATAAGCAAACGATTTTTCAGTAAAATCTGTCCTATAGTAACACACCTATTCAGGCTTTCTTTTACTTTTTCGCAACACTCACTAGCGACATTTGAATAGGTTTATTGCTGGGGTTGATAGTGCATGCTTATTTTATGTTGACAAAACAGGGCTCTGTTATAGGGAATTCATTTCCTCTTTATTG
Proteins encoded:
- the LOC662433 gene encoding tolloid-like protein 2 isoform X2 yields the protein MAPAHRHTSGRSLVLSILCLQAICLQVTSECDQTFVSRPGGPMNGTFQAPEFVNLRGHSRQCIYTFLAGLGQRVEIVFTSFNLRGAPPDCVHEYMDVYSEVVQPDAAELINSPFGGRYCGPIRPRRRVSLYRAIALAFYTDKNVSTSDLFTGRYAFINDSEYEVGVPVAGSPCSFLVKGGVKPSGVILSPTYPGAYPKALFCSYQFLGVPGQRIRLEFRDFDLFFGGPHCPFDYVKVYDGQDNSSAVIGTYCGQQRNLVIYSSESSLLVTFVTLPRTANTQNRGFKGIFEFSNSFTKLDFISKNDGEHIRGTECDQKILSKKESSGFVFSPNYPFPYMPKLVCRYFIYGMQDSQHLERVRLEFVMFEIPKGPKGDCSDGYLKIYLKGQETTDSYDKFDYEMCGDVSKPAVVVSDGPRLVMVFSSGELMGRGFKANYTFETEYRIPGTAAPDGSCTFTYRSVSKKKGEFNSPRYPSNYPSDTNCTYSFLGTNNEQVTLVFDNFKVRADSANSTTGSYGAYVCQEDWLEVYNIYRDGTEKIVGRYCGMTAPGPIESNRGAMGLKIILHADSEGVYSGFKARYSFETAKSIFGDCGGNVSNLDSGVITSPKFPGDYEGPTKGLSSKSCNWYVSVRPGYKIMLNFERFAVEGDPVGRGCPAAVLRLWTDLSTAPIELCGEKSPGDKWQYLSTSNAVRFSFVTADKAVGAQGFKVVWTEVQEGPSCEEFQCKKNDFCIPDKLRCNMVNNCGADDNSDEADCMVEAPQEDHTLVYVCAIAAILFVLVTLCVLCHRKRRRRRRGVHRPLQLPVPSAASRRPPHHVCEELGERYASVDSV
- the LOC662433 gene encoding tolloid-like protein 2 isoform X5, with the protein product MAPAHRHTSGRSLVLSILCLQAICLQVTSECDQTFVSRPGGPMNGTFQAPEFVNLRGHSRQCIYTFLAGLGQRVEIVFTSFNLRGAPPDGAAVGDLPACVHEYMDVYSEVVQPDAAELINSPFGGRYCGPIRPRRRVSLYRAIALAFYTDKNVSTSDLFTGRYAFINDSEYEVGVPVAGSPCSFLVKGGVKPSGVILSPTYPGAYPKALFCSYQFLGVPGQRIRLEFRDFDLFFGGPHCPFDYVKVYDGQDNSSAVIGTYCGQQRNLVIYSSESSLLVTFVTLPRTANTQNRGFKGIFEFSNSFTKLDFISKNDGEHIRGTECDQKILSKKESSGFVFSPNYPFPYMPKLVCRYFIYGMQDSQHLERVRLEFVMFEIPKGPKGDCSDGYLKIYLKGQETTDSYDKFDYEMCGDVSKPAVVVSDGPRLVMVFSSGELMGRGFKANYTFETEYRIPGTAAPDGSCTFTYRSVSKKKGEFNSPRYPSNYPSDTNCTYSFLGTNNEQVTLVFDNFKVRADSANSTTGSYGAYVCQEDWLEVYNIYRDGTEKIVGRYCGMTAPGPIESNRGAMGLKIILHADSEGVYSGFKARYSFETAKSIFGDCGGNVSNLDSGVITSPKFPGDYEGPTKGLSSKSCNWYVSVRPGYKIMLNFERFAVEGDPVGRGCPAAVLRLWTDLSTAPIELCGEKSPGDKWQYLSTSNAVRFSFVTADKAVGAQGFKVVWTEVQEGPSCEEFQCKKNDFCIPDKLRCNMVNNCGADDNSDEADCE
- the LOC662433 gene encoding tolloid-like protein 2 isoform X1, which gives rise to MAPAHRHTSGRSLVLSILCLQAICLQVTSECDQTFVSRPGGPMNGTFQAPEFVNLRGHSRQCIYTFLAGLGQRVEIVFTSFNLRGAPPDGAAVGDLPACVHEYMDVYSEVVQPDAAELINSPFGGRYCGPIRPRRRVSLYRAIALAFYTDKNVSTSDLFTGRYAFINDSEYEVGVPVAGSPCSFLVKGGVKPSGVILSPTYPGAYPKALFCSYQFLGVPGQRIRLEFRDFDLFFGGPHCPFDYVKVYDGQDNSSAVIGTYCGQQRNLVIYSSESSLLVTFVTLPRTANTQNRGFKGIFEFSNSFTKLDFISKNDGEHIRGTECDQKILSKKESSGFVFSPNYPFPYMPKLVCRYFIYGMQDSQHLERVRLEFVMFEIPKGPKGDCSDGYLKIYLKGQETTDSYDKFDYEMCGDVSKPAVVVSDGPRLVMVFSSGELMGRGFKANYTFETEYRIPGTAAPDGSCTFTYRSVSKKKGEFNSPRYPSNYPSDTNCTYSFLGTNNEQVTLVFDNFKVRADSANSTTGSYGAYVCQEDWLEVYNIYRDGTEKIVGRYCGMTAPGPIESNRGAMGLKIILHADSEGVYSGFKARYSFETAKSIFGDCGGNVSNLDSGVITSPKFPGDYEGPTKGLSSKSCNWYVSVRPGYKIMLNFERFAVEGDPVGRGCPAAVLRLWTDLSTAPIELCGEKSPGDKWQYLSTSNAVRFSFVTADKAVGAQGFKVVWTEVQEGPSCEEFQCKKNDFCIPDKLRCNMVNNCGADDNSDEADCMVEAPQEDHTLVYVCAIAAILFVLVTLCVLCHRKRRRRRRGVHRPLQLPVPSAASRRPPHHVCEELGERYASVDSV
- the LOC662433 gene encoding tolloid-like protein 2 isoform X4, coding for MAPAHRHTSGRSLVLSILCLQAICLQVTSECDQTFVSRPGGPMNGTFQAPEFVNLRGHSRQCIYTFLAGLGQRVEIVFTSFNLRGAPPDGAAVGDLPACVHEYMDVYSEVVQPDAAELINSPFGGRYCGPIRPRRRVSLYRAIALAFYTDKNVSTSDLFTGRYAFINDSEYEVGVPVAGSPCSFLVKGGVKPSGVILSPTYPGAYPKALFCSYQFLGVPGQRIRLEFRDFDLFFGGPHCPFDYVKVYDGQDNSSAVIGTYCGQQRNLVIYSSESSLLVTFVTLPRTANTQNRGFKGIFEFSNSFTKLDFISKNDGEHIRGTECDQKILSKKESSGFVFSPNYPFPYMPKLVCRYFIYGMQDSQHLERVRLEFVMFEIPKGPKGDCSDGYLKIYLKGQETTDSYDKFDYEMCGDVSKPAVVVSDGPRLVMVFSSGELMGRGFKANYTFETEYRIPGTAAPDGSCTFTYRSVSKKKGEFNSPRYPSNYPSDTNCTYSFLGTNNEQVTLVFDNFKVRADSANSTTGSYGAYVCQEDWLEVYNIYRDGTEKIVGRYCGMTAPGPIESNRGAMGLKIILHADSEGVYSGFKARYSFETAKSIFGDCGGNVSNLDSGVITSPKFPGDYEGPTKGLSSKSCNWYVSVRPGYKIMLNFERFAVEGDPVGRGCPAAVLRLWTDLSTAPIELCGEKSPGDKWQYLSTSNAVRFSFVTADKAVGAQGFKVVWTEVQEGPSCEEFQCKKNDFCIPDKLRCNMVNNCGADDNSDEADCESGGSRPQILLPPLFLATLPMLWLA
- the LOC662433 gene encoding tolloid-like protein 2 isoform X3 — translated: MAPAHRHTSGRSLVLSILCLQAICLQVTSECDQTFVSRPGGPMNGTFQAPEFVNLRGHSRQCIYTFLAGLGQRVEIVFTSFNLRGAPPDGAAVGDLPACVHEYMDVYSEVVQPDAAELINSPFGGRYCGPIRPRRRVSLYRAIALAFYTDKNVSTSDLFTGRYAFINDSEYEVGVPVAGSPCSFLVKGGVKPSGVILSPTYPGAYPKALFCSYQFLGVPGQRIRLEFRDFDLFFGGPHCPFDYVKVYDGQDNSSAVIGTYCGQQRNLVIYSSESSLLVTFVTLPRTANTQNRGFKGIFEFSNSFTKLDFISKNDGEHIRGTECDQKILSKKESSGFVFSPNYPFPYMPKLVCRYFIYGMQDSQHLERVRLEFVMFEIPKGPKGDCSDGYLKIYLKGQETTDSYDKFDYEMCGDVSKPAVVVSDGPRLVMVFSSGELMGRGFKANYTFETEYRIPGTAAPDGSCTFTYRSVSKKKGEFNSPRYPSNYPSDTNCTYSFLGTNNEQVTLVFDNFKVRADSANSTTGSYGAYVCQEDWLEVYNIYRDGTEKIVGRYCGMTAPGPIESNRGAMGLKIILHADSEGVYSGFKARYSFETAKSIFGDCGGNVSNLDSGVITSPKFPGDYEGPTKGLSSKSCNWYVSVRPGYKIMLNFERFAVEGDPVGRGCPAAVLRLWTDLSTAPIELCGEKSPGDKWQYLSTSNAVRFSFVTADKAVGAQGFKVVWTEVQEGPSCEEFQCKKNDFCIPDKLRCNMVNNCGADDNSDEADCRCCCAGESGGSRPQILLPPLFLATLPMLWLA